The window GGGCCGCCGAGTCGATGAGCAGGGCGAGGCAGGCCGCGGCGGCCGGGACCAGGAACGTGGCCGCGGGGGAGAGGTGTTCGGCCGCCCAGCCGCCCAGCGCCGAACCACCGGCCACCCCGGCGAGCAGCCCGGTCACCACCAGGCTCATGCCCTCGTTGAGCCGGTCCGGCGGAGTACGCCCCTGCACCAGCGTCATCGCCGTCACCATGGTCGGCGCGGTCGCCATCCCCGCCACCAGCAGCGACCCCGCCAGCACCGGCAGGGAACCGGCCAGCGTCGCGGACAGCCACGGCAGGGTCATCAGCACGGCCATCGCCGCCAGACACCGGGTCAGGCCGAGCCCGGCCGGCTTCAACGCCCCGTACACCAGGCCCGCCGCGCACGAGCCCGCCGCCTGGAGGGCGAGCACCGCGCCCGCCGCGGCCCGGTGCCCCTGCGCGTCGGCGTAGGCGATCGTGACGACCTCCATCGAGCCGAACACCGCGCCCGTGGCCGTGAAGCAGGCCAGCAGCGGCGGGATGCCGGGGCTGCGCAGCGGTGACGGCGCCTTCGAACGGGCCAGGGGCGGCGGCTCGGTCGCCCGCTGCGCGGTGAAGAGCCCCATGCCGGTCAGCAGCAGCACCGCACCGGCGAGCGTGCCCGCCTCCGGGAAGAACGTGCCGGTCAGAAAGGACGCGAGAACCGGCCCCAGCATGAAGCACAGTTCGTCGGCGGCCTGCTCGAAGGAGTTCGCGGTGTGCAGCGCGGCCGGGTCGTCCCGGAGCAGGTGCGCCCACCGGGCGCGGGACAGACCACCGGTGTTGGGGGTCGCCGCCGTGGCCGCGTAAGCGGCGAACAGCGTCCAGTCGGGAGCGCCGTAGCGCACGCACAG of the Streptomyces sp. 1222.5 genome contains:
- a CDS encoding MFS transporter yields the protein MPQQTTEAGRTPAAAPPRVGYRRLFSLPGARAFTTGNLLARLPMGMFSVSAVVMIAGSRGSYALAGAVTATGLAATALAGPWTARLVDRHGQARVAVPATLVAVLGSMALLLCVRYGAPDWTLFAAYAATAATPNTGGLSRARWAHLLRDDPAALHTANSFEQAADELCFMLGPVLASFLTGTFFPEAGTLAGAVLLLTGMGLFTAQRATEPPPLARSKAPSPLRSPGIPPLLACFTATGAVFGSMEVVTIAYADAQGHRAAAGAVLALQAAGSCAAGLVYGALKPAGLGLTRCLAAMAVLMTLPWLSATLAGSLPVLAGSLLVAGMATAPTMVTAMTLVQGRTPPDRLNEGMSLVVTGLLAGVAGGSALGGWAAEHLSPAATFLVPAAAACLALLIDSAARGARSLRRTP